From a region of the Tateyamaria omphalii genome:
- a CDS encoding DUF1636 family protein, with protein sequence MADLPPVELLVCVKCRRELDVPEGGTRPGEALHAELANRTMSEGVTLKAVECLSNCSSGCSVAVRGGAQRWTYVYGNLMEDRDADMVVDGISKYAATADGIVPWRERPEHFRKNCIARIPPQEF encoded by the coding sequence ATGGCCGATCTGCCCCCCGTGGAACTCTTGGTCTGCGTGAAATGCCGCCGCGAGCTGGACGTGCCCGAAGGCGGCACACGCCCCGGCGAAGCGCTGCATGCAGAACTCGCAAACCGCACCATGTCCGAGGGCGTGACGCTCAAGGCCGTCGAATGCCTCTCCAACTGCTCATCCGGCTGCTCCGTCGCCGTCCGCGGCGGCGCGCAGCGCTGGACCTATGTCTACGGTAACCTGATGGAGGACCGCGACGCCGACATGGTTGTCGACGGCATCTCCAAATACGCTGCAACTGCCGACGGTATCGTCCCCTGGCGCGAACGCCCCGAACATTTCCGTAAAAACTGCATCGCCCGCATCCCCCCGCAGGAGTTCTGA